The region aaaaacgagCTTGCGAGTGGAACGAAAGGTGGACGTCGTCCGGAGATCGAATCTCAACGCGATTTGATTATCTAACTACCTTACTTAAGGACATAAGTAACgttaaataagaattaaattacgaataaaaaaaaaaagaagtaacgTAATAGTGTGTCGCGTAGTCAGGTATTGCACTGTCTCAATGGCCATCGCGTAGTCGCATACTCGTCGCGATTCTCGATCTTCAAGCGGAAAACGTTGCACTGGAAACGATGTCCGAGAGGCCCCGCGGAAATCGCGCTCGATTTCTTTCCGAATCTCGTTGCCACGAGACGAGTCTGCGCACAAACTCGCGAAATAAACGCACGACGGAGAGTGCGTTTCGCGGGCTGTGAACGAAAGACTTTTCGACACATGCGGGACGAGGATTCGATCGGCGTTCTCATTACGGTGCACAACGCCGTTTTACGTCGTTCGCGTATAGGACGTGTCCATGATTAAACCATCGATTCGCGACGATCGGACCGCAAAAATTAAGTGATGTCATCTTGGAGAAAAATGAGGAACAAACGTTAATCGAAGAGGCCACTAATGCCAGCGCACTCGtaataaattctctttttttctctctctcgctctttttcactttctcactctctctgTCACTTTTTCctattatgaattttataaaccGCGTGTCCACTGAATTGCACCGCGTAGAATTTCACTAAGTGGACGTTTCCTTCCCCGCCCACCCTCCCCCCCCCGACTTCCGGTCGTGTCTTTATCatcggcgcgcgcgcgcattctATTTCCAACCCCCCGTGTcaactgtataaaatattctcaatCATATCAACAACAGTCGCATCGTACATCGTACAACGTCAGTACATTATTACAATAGTTTATAGTTAATCgtaatcaatataatattcacagcattttatcaaaatctcTTAAAAGCACCAACCGTGGCGGCTCAAATTTTCCCCTCTCGCCCCCTCCCCGTTTACCCTTCTCGTTCCGTGTCGCTTTGCCCGTTTTTCTCACCTTTTCTTACCTTTTCTTTAACTAACCCCCATGTCGCTcgtatatgtacgtatgtgtgtatgtgtgtgtgagtgtgtgtaagtgtttgtatgtgtatatatgtatatatatacctttaataatttaccgatatatatatacgtataatttataatatatatatatatctatatatatatatatttatatatgtatataataagctAAACGTTTCGTCTTAAAGCACTGATTAAACGAGGGAGCTCGTTATTAACGTGTCCCTCCCCCTGAACACGCGTTTACCAACCATCCTAACCAAAATCACAGGACTAACTAGAAACACCGCCGGCTTCTTGCCCCGTCGCTCGATTATTGGAACCGTTGACGCGGGGAgtcgcgcgtcgcgacgctcgCGATCAGCAGATGGACGAGAGGAGATGGGTGGTCTTGCTGGAGAATTTGGGGGGAACGTGCGGGGTAGGACTGGTGGGAGTAGGGCAGAATGTGCGGATGCGGGGCGATGTCGAAGGGACGCGTCGCGGcaacggcggcgacggcggcggcacCGAAAGCGGGGACGGTACCAACGTTGTCGTCGCCAGTCCGTTCGCGCGAtcggcgacgacgacaacgtGGATACCACGTGGATTAGCGGAGCGTCCCCTACGGTGatcgtcgtcatcatcgttgtcgtcgtcgtcgtcgtcattgaTGACGGTGGCGGCatagcggcggcggcggtggcggcggcggtctTTGCTGCTGAGGCTAAGGCGAACTCAATGAtgcggtggtggcggcggcggagcCTCTTCCTCGGAGGGGTCCACGGGGCTCGGGGACAGGAACTTGCGCACATACTTCGGGTAATGTGTCTTTTCGTGGGCCTTGAGTATCGTCGACCTCGAGAAGGTCTTGCCGCATAGCGTACACCGGAATGGCCGTTCGCCGGTGTGCACGCGACAGTGGTCCTTCATATGATGGCGCAGTTTGAACGCCTTACCGCAGAATTCGCACTTGAACGGCCGATCGCCGGTGTGCGCCGGTAGGTGGGCGATCAGCGAGCCGACGTCCGGGAAGGACTTGCCGCAGAACTTGCAGAGGACGACGCCGGAGGTCGGGTCCGAGTGGGCCGCGAGCTCGAAGTCCATCGGCTCAATCGTACCCGCGGTGGGGTAGTGGGCCTCCGGCGGCAGGTGCATGCCGGGCTCGAGGCCCAGCTGAGCCTGCAGCTGCAGATGGGCCGCCTGCTCGCGGTACTTGAGCGACTCGAGGCTGTGCGAGAGGATGTGCCGCGTCAGCTTGCTCTGGTGGAGGAACGAGGCACCGCAGTACATGCACGCAAACACCCGCTCATCCACACCCATCAACTCCTGCAACCAAACAAACAAGAACATCAACTTCTTGTCTTCCCTCCGGCGCTCTGTACCCCCGCGGGAAAGACTCATCTccgactctctctctttctgaatctctctctctctctctttctctctctctttctctctctctttctctctctctctctcttctttctctctttacttTAATCTACTTCGAGTTACtgctctattttttttctggatTCTTTGGCCTAGTCCCGTAAATATATTGATGGtacgttaatatttattgtactaACTATACTACCATGTTTTTTGTAATAACGCGTGACAAAACCGTTCCGGCTACTACTTGATCTGCAGGATACACAGATGCacacatatattacatatatgtatatatgtctATTATGTagattatgtatgtacatatatatatatatataaatatatatatgtaatatatatatataaatatatatatgtaatatatatatatataaatacacactGCACGCGTTTGTTTCAGAAACGGACAAACGCCACGGCTACCTTGAACggacaagaaaaaaaagatatcctTCGTATCGTGCTCCCTTTTTTCggtttctctctccctttgaCGACTAATTCTTTCTAATGCATCTAAGTTttcggtataaaaaaaaagaaataaagaaagtaCAGGCAAGCTCGTTCTCTTGACACTACTATAAGCACGTGTTGCGACTAAAGAGgtcctctctcgctctctcgctctctctctctttttctctctctctctctctctctctctctctctctctctctctctctctctctctctctctctctctctctctctctctctctctctctctctctctaactttctttctttccttcagTGTCTAATTCATAAATTCCATTCATTCGGAGGAGAAAGTGTCTCCGGCGTGGCGAGAAACTAATGCTTCTCGGTAGCACACAAGACGGTATTCACAAGAAGTTGACGCTCATTTTTGTTTGGCGCGCCGCGCACCCCAGGCACATGTATGACAAACTATTCGAGTGTGTTacgatgtataaatatatatatgtatacagggtgtcctcGAGCTATCGCCATTCCTTCTACATATGCATTTTTTGACCAAttcgaaaatagaaatagaaataataatcataaacaGATGagtcatattaattattcgtgtaattgtattgtaaataagaacgaagaattttgaaataaagtaagtttcagaaaataaGTAGCGAGAGAtgatttactaattaattttaaatgaactTTGCTAGAATTTTACTGTGAGGCTAACTTACAGAGATATTTAACACTATAGATATACTAAGCTTACTAAATGTGAGacgtgatataaaattaactttaagaAAAGATTGATTCTATTGGTCAAGAAATCGATAAACAAAACGAGCGGCGATAGTTTCGAGGGAGACAtcttgcatatatataaatggataaatatatatacgtagatataatatagcaacagatatatatgtatacgggCTCATGACAACCCCCACAGCCTCGTTCTCAACCCGCCCCTCTCGTCCCTCCTCCCTTTTATCGTACTCGCAGCGTATGTGCCGCGCCGCAAAATTTATTCGCCGTAGCAAAAGGCATTGCACTCAACCAAAACGACAAATTGAAATACAGATATTACAAAGTAACAAATGGTATAATGAATATGTCAACAATCTGccaatatatgtgtatatatatatatgtacatatatatatatatatacatattgtgcgaaaaatatatatgtaaatatatataaatatttataccaCAGTGTACAAACGATATGCGATGTATACATaacgtatgtgtatatatatgtatatatatttatgtatatatatataaatgtagtaAAAAAACAATCATGGCCAAAAACGAAGGTCAACTTCTTGACAGTGAGCTAGCAAGACAGGCTGGCAGGACGGGAGAGGATTCGTTTGGCTTTTCGTAGTCTCTTTCGCTTATCAATTttttcgtctctctctctctctcgctctttctctttctctctctctctcactctctctctctctttctctctcacgacAGACTTTGAGCGCACTTTTTCGGTCCCCTCAAAGCACGTGGGGATGGAATTCACAGACGGAAGGGGCCGAGCTTTTACGATTGAGTGGTACACTCTTGGCGCGAGCTGCACGCGTAGCAAGCAGAAGAATGCTGAAGGGGTAGAAGAGGGTTGTGAGGTAGTGGAAGATACAGAGTCGTGAAACTGAAGATGAAAGTTTcgtattctttaattaagtaGAAATTCTTCATATAACCTAGCCCTTCCTTGCTTCAATGCGTTTTACGCCTGTTTCGAGCGTCACTTTAGAAAATTGTCCTACTTAAGAAGGTAAATCGGGTATAATTCGCTTTGGCCCAATAAAGTTCACGTCTCTGTAGTCACATTTAGAAACCGGGACAAATGAATAAAGTAGATAAAGACGAGAAACTGGACTTCCGACTTCCGAGGAGAGacgaaagacagagagaaagatagagaataCGTGTATGCATCTGTGTATCGGAAAGCAGAGAGAAGACGAAGGGTGTGACGGACAATAGATTAGTTCGGAAAAGAAGACAATATATTCGCCACGATAGATGGGCATGCATAATCTCGTTTCATcatatttattagttattacgTCTCAATGATATTCTTAAATGAATATGACACATGAATGAAAACTCGATATAAAGAGAGTTTAAGTATCGCAAATAAGAGTCTCAGAGAAGGAAATCCTTTTAAGCAATATTGATAATTAGGAAATAATGTACATAAGGAATCGTCCTCGCATCTATATGAATATATGCGttgtatttacataataaatattccggTAACTTAGtgtcttcaattttttataaaagctattcaacaaataatttgttacaagTCTGACATTTACACTCCCTCTTTGTAAAATCTTATCATGTCAAAATCTTTGCTGCAATAGTTTTGAACTCActatccttctctcttttcttcgttcaccattacaatatttacattatatatcacGCGAATCTAATTGCAGCTAAAAGTCATATAATTTACCgaaaaaagttacatgaaggatatttttaaaatgacgCTTTGACATCAACAGAGAAAATACGTCGACAAGCGCGTCGACTGATACAGAGAAAATCTTAGAAAGCATCTCTTATCGGAAACATTGAAAGAACTCGATCATAAGAAGTGGGTTACTATAAGCTTACTGTCGGCAGGTAAAAATCGTTACGAGTAAAGCGCAAGAACGAACGAGAATCCTGCTTTCTGTGAGAATCATTGATCATGGTTCTCACGCGAAACACCGCAGAGTAACGGCAATTTCGCGTTGATAACGCGATAATCCTATCAAATTAGCAGGGAGAGCAGCAAACAGCAAAGCACTTGGGCACATGCAAGAGACCCACATGCAAAGTGAATTCgacgcacatacacatacacgcgttgcgtacgcgcgcgcgtgtacgtgCGTATGCGATCACCGTCGGACTTCTGGGTGAAGCAAAGTACGTTTATAATGCATCGACGATACTTGGATACTTGATAGTCGCGTCTGTCGTCATACCGGGTAGCACGTCACGAATGATCCGCCGTGATTCGGTCATAATAATGATGTAGCACAATGCATTGCAACGCATAATTACAGTTGCAACTTGAAGGGACTTTGGCGCAATAGATAGTCGTCTCATCCGCAACGCGCAGCTCCTGCCGACGATTGCGAACGAGCGAGACGTTTAtcaatatatagtatatgtatatatatatatatgtatatagaaatgCAGAGCAAAGAGAGGATACGAGAATAAAAAGTAGTCAATAATAaattggaaatatatatatgtataatatatatggcTCGCCGGAAAGAGGGAGACTTACCGGATCTGGCGGAAGTCTGTAGTCTGCGGATATCTCGCTGCTCGCGCTACGCTCCTCGGTCGATCTTTCCCAgtccatttcttttttcaggGACTGCAATGGAAAAGTGCATCCGGTTTATATCCaggtaataaatatacaataaacgaGTGATATCGAGATCACGGTTGTCATACGGCGCTATCGACAGATAGCATCGAAATTATTGTCGGTTTCCTTTCTGCATAATAATTGCAACGTTCGTCATCAATGTTTCAAGAACATTGAATGCACATATCTCGCtatcgcaaaataaaattggcaAACGAATAAATTGATTCAAGTACAAAAGCTTCcgtaataacattatttgattGTAAACAAGCTAAATACAGAAGAAAATCCCTACGCTTATCGAATTCACAATTcacatcaatattttttaaaacatttttcacaaTCCCCAACGCAAATTTTAATGgtttaatagattttttggtcgatttaaattttaagctcaattatattgaatatcgACGTAATATAACCGATTGACATTTTATCGATACTCGAAGTTACAAGATACTTAAACAACTTATTTTCTAATGTATCTGGGCAAGCAAGATTCAACACAGATCTGCAAATATATCAAAGTTCTTACatgaatatgtaatatttaaattaatatatgtataatcattaaatgtacatacatgaaAGATCTGTTTGATTACCCTAAACTTTTTAAGCTCAATTCATATCATTCCTCTTCCTGCTCGATATCGAAGATAAATATTACGTCAGCTAAGATTGTTTCTAAGTTCACTGGATCCTACTTGCTCGGATCAGGATGGAATTTCCCCTCAAAGATTAATCTCATTGTTACTTACTAGCGGAACTTGCTGGACCGGGGGTAAGCCCGAGGGGCCGGCGAGGGGCTCGGTACTGTGCGGGGACGGAAGCCGGCTCTGCGGCAGGTTTAACGGTAGCACGCCACCAggcgcgccgccgccggtGTTGTTACTGAGGCTCATGTCGGATGGTCCGCTGTGCACCGAAATCGGGCTGAGAGAGCCGGCCCTCGTCTCTTCGAGGCTGGCCGCATCCTCGGAGTCCCTCCTGGGTCGGTCGAGGGCCAACGGTCCCGGGCACGGACTACCAGGCCCCGCGGGCGACGGTGGACAATCCGTCATGTCCACCGCATCCACAGTTTCGCTGGGGGTGTTCTGTACAATGCTGCTGgattgctgctgttgctgctgttgttgctgttgctgctcgCATTCCTTAACACTGGCCGACACTCC is a window of Temnothorax longispinosus isolate EJ_2023e chromosome 1, Tlon_JGU_v1, whole genome shotgun sequence DNA encoding:
- the Mamo gene encoding zinc finger protein 628-like isoform X4, with protein sequence MHRSPPCAPSYAYIQPNANGPCRRALDICLTRRLCVGCLENPSKNLRLRSRRIRVAGCSSDMGSEHYCLRWNNHQSNLLGVFSQLLESESLVDVTLACTEGPSIRAHKVVLSACSSYFQALFLDHPNRHPIVILKDVRFAELRTLVDFMYKGEVNVEYCQLSALLKTAESLKVKGLADMTNINAAVASREEQQQQQQQQQQQQQQQQHTSTSDTSREHHRERERERERERDRERDRDRERERERERERERERERDRESIKETSGKERERESNVTTGVSASVKECEQQQQQQQQQQQSSSIVQNTPSETVDAVDMTDCPPSPAGPGSPCPGPLALDRPRRDSEDAASLEETRAGSLSPISVHSGPSDMSLSNNTGGGAPGGVLPLNLPQSRLPSPHSTEPLAGPSGLPPVQQVPLSLKKEMDWERSTEERSASSEISADYRLPPDPELMGVDERVFACMYCGASFLHQSKLTRHILSHSLESLKYREQAAHLQLQAQLGLEPGMHLPPEAHYPTAGTIEPMDFELAAHSDPTSGVVLCKFCGKSFPDVGSLIAHLPAHTGDRPFKCEFCGKAFKLRHHMKDHCRVHTGERPFRCTLCGKTFSRSTILKAHEKTHYPKYVRKFLSPSPVDPSEEEAPPPPPPHH